In the Pseudomonas sp. ADAK2 genome, one interval contains:
- the ccmI gene encoding c-type cytochrome biogenesis protein CcmI gives MIDFWLAAGLLLLVALSFLLIPVLRGRRAQLEEDRTALNVALYQERVAELQTQQEEGVLNAAQMDTGRAEAARELLADTEGVAAPRVSRLGKPLPLLAAILVPVLGLGLYLHFGASDKVELTREFAQAPQSMEEMTRRLERAVAAQPDSAEGLYFLGRTYMAQDRPADAAKIFERTVNLAGRQPELLGQWAQAQYFADGKKWSDKIQALTDEALKADPKEVTSLGLLGIAAFEAERFQDAIDYWNRLLAQLPPDDNSRGALQGGIARATEKLEASGGKVAQAPATKGALLKVRVDLAADLKAKVQPGDSVFIFARATSGPPAPLAAKRLTVADLPATVELGDADAMMPQLKLSNFPEVQLVARISRAGQPTAGEWIGRSLPLASSTTAPQKLTIDSPDK, from the coding sequence ATGATTGATTTCTGGCTCGCTGCAGGTCTGCTACTTCTGGTTGCCCTGAGTTTTCTGTTGATCCCCGTTCTGCGCGGCCGTCGTGCCCAGCTCGAAGAGGATCGTACGGCCCTGAACGTCGCGCTGTACCAAGAGCGCGTGGCTGAGTTGCAGACTCAGCAGGAAGAGGGCGTGCTCAACGCTGCGCAAATGGACACCGGTCGCGCCGAAGCGGCCCGTGAGTTGCTGGCGGACACTGAAGGTGTTGCCGCGCCTCGGGTATCGCGACTGGGCAAACCGTTGCCGTTGCTGGCGGCGATTCTGGTGCCGGTATTGGGCTTGGGTCTTTATTTGCATTTTGGGGCCAGCGACAAGGTCGAACTGACCCGGGAATTCGCCCAGGCGCCGCAGTCGATGGAAGAAATGACCCGTCGTCTGGAGCGCGCAGTGGCCGCTCAGCCGGATTCGGCGGAAGGCTTGTATTTCCTCGGTCGCACCTACATGGCCCAGGATCGTCCGGCCGATGCGGCGAAGATTTTCGAGCGCACGGTGAACCTTGCCGGTCGCCAGCCGGAGCTGCTTGGCCAATGGGCTCAGGCCCAGTACTTCGCCGACGGCAAGAAGTGGTCGGACAAGATCCAGGCCCTGACCGACGAAGCGCTGAAGGCCGATCCGAAAGAAGTCACCAGCCTCGGCCTGCTCGGTATCGCCGCATTTGAAGCGGAGCGTTTTCAGGACGCCATCGACTACTGGAATCGCCTGCTGGCGCAACTGCCGCCGGACGACAACTCCCGTGGCGCCCTGCAAGGCGGGATCGCCCGGGCGACCGAGAAACTCGAAGCCAGTGGCGGCAAAGTGGCCCAAGCGCCGGCCACCAAAGGCGCGTTGCTCAAGGTGCGCGTTGATCTCGCGGCCGACCTGAAAGCCAAGGTCCAGCCGGGCGACAGCGTGTTCATCTTCGCCCGCGCCACCTCCGGTCCTCCGGCGCCATTGGCGGCCAAGCGCTTGACCGTGGCTGACCTGCCGGCGACTGTCGAACTGGGTGATGCCGACGCGATGATGCCGCAGTTGAAACTGTCGAACTTCCCTGAAGTCCAACTGGTTGCGCGCATCTCCCGCGCCGGCCAACCGACTGCCGGCGAATGGATCGGTCGCAGCCTGCCCCTGGCCAGCAGCACCACCGCGCCACAAAAACTGACTATCGACAGCCCGGACAAATAA
- a CDS encoding cytochrome c-type biogenesis protein — protein sequence MKRWIAAAVLGLSMAGVAHAAIDTYEFAKEGDRERFRELTKELRCPKCQNQDIADSNAPIAADLRKEIFRMLGEGKDNQQIIDFMVDRYGDFVRYKPALNAKTAVLWFGPAGLLLGGFVVIAVIVRRRRVQRADTPDTLSSDERERLDHLLDKTKND from the coding sequence ATGAAGCGCTGGATTGCCGCCGCTGTATTGGGTTTGAGCATGGCCGGCGTGGCGCATGCGGCCATCGACACCTACGAGTTCGCCAAAGAAGGCGACCGTGAGCGTTTTCGCGAGCTGACCAAGGAACTGCGTTGCCCCAAGTGCCAGAATCAGGACATTGCCGATTCCAACGCACCGATTGCCGCCGACCTGCGCAAAGAGATTTTCCGCATGCTCGGCGAGGGCAAGGACAACCAGCAGATCATCGACTTCATGGTCGATCGCTACGGTGATTTCGTCCGCTACAAACCCGCTCTGAACGCCAAGACCGCCGTGCTCTGGTTCGGCCCTGCCGGCCTGTTGCTGGGCGGCTTCGTGGTGATCGCCGTGATCGTCCGCCGTCGTCGCGTGCAACGCGCTGACACCCCGGACACGCTTTCCTCTGATGAGCGTGAGCGCCTCGACCACCTGTTGGATAAAACCAAGAATGATTGA